One genomic region from Thalassotalea sp. PS06 encodes:
- a CDS encoding anhydro-N-acetylmuramic acid kinase codes for MSAKNQSPNNQTSLYIGLMSGTSADGIDLALVDFAHSQPQLIASYFTPYSKEIREQITSLYVPGDNEIDRAGSLDKALAVYFSNAINEFLVQQNLTASDICAIANHGQTIRHRPEGKTPFTLQIGCNQTLACQTGIRVIGQFRQKDMALGGQGAPLVPAYHQAIFHRDNANVCVINIGGISNITFLPAHSEQDICGFDIGPGNALLDDWYRQHNPDCSHGIDINSDWANQGNVIAELLKIFKRDPFFALPYPKSTGREYFQMDWLNERLAEFTSGAMENAPQDIQATLLALTCETIADTVLELSSSGEVIICGGGANNQRLLDALAQLLPKHQVMNSSDKGVDNETLEAEVFAWLGRQFDLKLPSNLPCVTGASKAVPLGIEYLP; via the coding sequence ATGTCAGCCAAGAACCAGTCGCCGAATAACCAAACCAGCCTTTATATTGGCTTAATGTCTGGAACCAGCGCTGATGGTATCGATTTGGCGCTGGTCGATTTTGCCCATTCACAGCCGCAATTAATCGCCAGCTATTTCACCCCATACAGCAAAGAAATCCGCGAGCAAATTACCTCGCTTTATGTACCCGGTGACAATGAGATTGATCGTGCCGGCTCTCTGGATAAAGCTTTGGCAGTGTACTTTTCTAACGCAATCAATGAATTTTTGGTGCAGCAGAACTTAACGGCTTCCGATATCTGCGCAATCGCCAATCATGGCCAGACTATCCGCCATCGCCCTGAAGGCAAAACCCCATTTACCCTGCAAATCGGTTGCAACCAAACATTAGCCTGCCAGACAGGTATTCGTGTTATCGGTCAATTTCGACAAAAAGACATGGCTCTCGGCGGCCAGGGTGCACCTTTGGTGCCAGCTTATCATCAGGCGATTTTTCACCGTGATAATGCCAATGTATGTGTCATTAATATCGGCGGCATTAGTAATATTACTTTCCTGCCGGCACATAGTGAGCAAGACATATGCGGCTTCGATATTGGCCCTGGCAATGCATTACTCGATGACTGGTACCGCCAGCACAATCCTGACTGCAGCCATGGCATCGACATCAATAGCGACTGGGCGAATCAGGGTAATGTGATAGCTGAGTTATTGAAAATATTTAAACGCGATCCTTTTTTCGCATTGCCTTATCCGAAAAGTACAGGCCGTGAGTATTTTCAGATGGACTGGTTAAACGAGAGGTTAGCTGAATTTACCTCGGGTGCTATGGAAAATGCACCACAGGATATACAGGCAACTTTATTGGCACTAACGTGTGAAACCATTGCCGATACCGTGCTTGAGCTTAGTAGCTCTGGCGAGGTTATCATTTGTGGTGGCGGCGCTAACAACCAACGTTTACTTGACGCCCTTGCGCAATTACTACCTAAGCATCAAGTGATGAATTCGTCCGATAAAGGCGTCGATAATGAAACTCTTGAAGCCGAAGTATTTGCCTGGTTAGGCCGACAATTTGACCTTAAATTACCATCCAATTTGCCGTGTGTAACCGGTGCGTCTAAAGCCGTCCCACTGGGTATTGAATACCTGCCTTAA
- a CDS encoding peptidoglycan DD-metalloendopeptidase family protein — MLIICCSFFVLFLLLLPSKSGKDHKVAGLPSVAIGEKNKLELTHLAVTSEQSEASNASDSVHWQTVTVNGGDSLGKILSRLGFSAKTTHQIANTEGADVLKRLKVGDEIEIASNDDKQLIALKYAVSPIKTLLLNEQDSGYAVTYDEKQVERRISYAQATIKSNFWNAALGAGMTNAQIMNLANIFGWDIDFALDIRAGDNFSVMYENEYIDGEFVGHGAILAAEFENQGEMFQAVRFKDGEYYTPSGKSMRKSFLRAPVSFNYISSNFKPKRYHPILKRYKAHNGVDYRAPTGTPVKAAGNGRVIASTYNKYNGNYVFIQHANNIVTKYLHFSKRAVKKGQRVKQGQVIGYVGSTGLSQAPHLHYEFLLNGVHRNPRTVKLPDALPIDKKYQEEFTASATQLLTELQGSKRTLLAATDVSQEPVAE, encoded by the coding sequence ATGTTAATCATTTGTTGCAGCTTTTTCGTGCTATTTTTGCTGCTTTTGCCATCAAAGTCCGGCAAGGACCATAAAGTTGCAGGTTTACCATCAGTCGCGATCGGTGAGAAAAACAAGTTAGAGCTTACCCATCTGGCAGTAACAAGCGAACAGAGCGAAGCTAGCAATGCTTCAGACTCAGTTCATTGGCAAACCGTTACGGTCAATGGTGGCGATTCCCTCGGCAAAATTCTTTCCCGTTTGGGTTTTAGCGCAAAAACTACGCATCAAATTGCTAATACCGAAGGCGCTGACGTTCTCAAACGACTCAAAGTTGGTGATGAAATAGAAATCGCCAGCAATGATGATAAACAATTAATCGCGCTGAAATATGCAGTATCGCCGATTAAAACCTTATTGCTCAACGAGCAAGATAGCGGCTATGCAGTAACCTACGACGAGAAACAAGTTGAGCGTCGCATTTCTTATGCTCAAGCTACCATTAAGTCAAACTTCTGGAACGCAGCTCTAGGTGCTGGCATGACTAATGCCCAGATCATGAATCTGGCCAATATTTTTGGTTGGGATATTGATTTCGCTTTAGATATTCGTGCTGGAGACAACTTCAGTGTGATGTACGAAAACGAATACATTGATGGTGAATTTGTCGGCCATGGTGCAATCCTTGCCGCAGAATTCGAAAACCAGGGCGAAATGTTCCAGGCGGTGCGTTTTAAAGATGGCGAGTACTACACGCCTAGTGGTAAAAGCATGCGCAAATCCTTCTTACGAGCGCCGGTTAGCTTTAACTACATCAGTTCCAATTTCAAACCTAAACGTTATCATCCAATCTTAAAACGATATAAAGCCCACAATGGTGTTGATTATCGAGCGCCAACAGGAACTCCTGTAAAAGCTGCGGGTAATGGCCGAGTTATCGCCTCGACGTACAACAAGTACAACGGTAACTATGTGTTTATTCAGCACGCCAATAATATCGTAACCAAATATCTGCACTTTTCTAAACGTGCGGTTAAAAAGGGTCAACGCGTGAAACAGGGCCAGGTAATCGGATACGTCGGTTCAACTGGATTATCACAAGCACCACATTTGCATTACGAATTCCTGCTAAACGGCGTACATCGTAATCCACGTACCGTTAAACTGCCTGACGCCTTACCTATCGATAAGAAATATCAGGAAGAGTTTACCGCTTCGGCAACTCAGTTATTAACCGAACTTCAGGGTTCAAAACGCACTTTATTGGCCGCTACGGATGTCAGCCAAGAACCAGTCGCCGAATAA
- the tyrS gene encoding tyrosine--tRNA ligase gives MTDINKAFAEIKRGAEEILLEDELLEKLKTGKPLKIKAGFDPTAPDLHLGHTVLINKLRQFQQQGHEVIFLIGDFTGMIGDPTGKNVTRKPLTQEDVLANAQTYKEQVFKILDPAKTRVEFNSTWMEKLGAAGMLKLAARQTVARMMERDDFKKRFKEGQSIAIHEFMYPLVQGWDSVALEADVELGGTDQKFNLLMGRELQKAEGQRPQTVLMMPLLEGLDGVQKMSKSLGNYIGITDSPTEMFGKVMSISDDLMWRYYDLLSFKELEVIEGYKSQVEQGANPRDIKIELAKELIARFHDQQAADAAHQEFINRFQKGAMPDDIPEMDIATENGEIGISNLLKEAGLVSSTSEAMRMVKQGAVKLDGEKVTDNKQACLAGTTAIYQVGKRKFAKVTLS, from the coding sequence ATGACCGATATCAACAAGGCGTTTGCTGAGATTAAACGTGGCGCCGAAGAAATATTGCTTGAAGATGAGTTATTGGAAAAGCTAAAAACCGGCAAGCCGTTAAAAATTAAAGCTGGCTTCGATCCAACCGCGCCAGATTTGCACTTAGGTCATACGGTATTAATTAATAAACTGCGTCAATTTCAGCAGCAGGGCCACGAAGTCATTTTCCTGATTGGTGATTTCACCGGCATGATTGGTGACCCTACGGGTAAAAATGTTACTCGTAAGCCGTTGACTCAAGAAGATGTGCTTGCCAACGCTCAGACTTACAAAGAGCAGGTATTCAAAATTCTTGATCCAGCGAAAACCCGCGTTGAATTTAACTCTACCTGGATGGAGAAGCTAGGCGCTGCTGGCATGCTTAAACTTGCTGCTCGGCAAACGGTTGCGCGGATGATGGAACGTGATGACTTTAAAAAACGTTTTAAAGAAGGCCAGTCAATTGCTATTCATGAGTTTATGTATCCACTGGTGCAAGGTTGGGATTCCGTAGCATTAGAAGCCGACGTTGAATTGGGTGGAACCGATCAAAAGTTCAACCTGTTAATGGGGCGTGAGTTACAAAAGGCCGAAGGCCAACGCCCACAAACTGTACTTATGATGCCATTGCTTGAAGGTCTTGATGGCGTTCAGAAAATGTCAAAATCCTTAGGTAACTATATCGGTATCACTGATTCGCCAACGGAAATGTTTGGTAAAGTGATGTCAATTTCCGATGATCTGATGTGGCGTTATTACGACTTATTGTCGTTCAAAGAACTTGAGGTAATTGAAGGTTACAAATCTCAGGTAGAGCAGGGTGCAAATCCGCGCGATATCAAAATTGAATTAGCCAAAGAGCTAATTGCCCGTTTCCATGATCAGCAAGCAGCTGATGCGGCGCATCAGGAGTTTATCAATCGTTTCCAAAAAGGCGCGATGCCTGACGATATCCCAGAAATGGATATCGCCACGGAAAATGGTGAAATAGGTATTAGTAATCTGCTTAAAGAAGCGGGATTAGTATCTTCAACGTCCGAAGCGATGCGTATGGTCAAGCAAGGCGCGGTTAAGCTTGATGGTGAAAAAGTTACCGATAATAAACAGGCATGTTTAGCGGGCACCACGGCGATTTACCAGGTAGGTAAACGTAAGTTTGCCAAGGTTACCCTGAGCTAA
- a CDS encoding DUF4136 domain-containing protein, producing the protein MSYRRSPLQIIFSWLFLCLLITGCSSQPSAQYNADYDFVDISSYSLFPRHHEFNDVQRLSDFQRNRIELAIEHAMDELAFSYTEQDEADVVVSYFLVQTSLQELKNYNRKVKACLICTEKEQRSLNRKIRTDMLIIDLISTSNMRSVYRQSSPLKMKPKNTSDENRQLIIEAVQESLLDLSRLRANSK; encoded by the coding sequence TTGAGTTACCGTCGATCTCCCCTGCAAATTATCTTCTCCTGGCTTTTTTTGTGCCTGTTAATAACAGGCTGCTCTAGCCAGCCTAGTGCACAATACAATGCGGATTATGACTTTGTTGATATATCCAGCTATAGCCTGTTCCCGCGCCACCATGAGTTCAATGATGTGCAACGATTAAGTGATTTTCAACGCAATCGCATTGAGCTTGCTATTGAGCATGCTATGGATGAGCTGGCGTTTTCCTATACGGAGCAGGACGAAGCTGATGTGGTTGTTAGCTACTTTCTGGTACAAACCAGTTTGCAGGAGTTGAAGAACTACAATCGTAAAGTAAAGGCTTGCCTTATTTGTACAGAGAAAGAGCAGCGCAGCCTTAACAGGAAGATCCGTACCGATATGTTAATTATCGATTTGATTTCCACCTCAAACATGCGCTCGGTTTACCGTCAGAGCAGTCCGTTGAAAATGAAGCCGAAAAACACTTCCGACGAAAATCGTCAGTTGATTATTGAAGCAGTTCAGGAATCTTTACTGGATTTATCTAGACTCAGAGCGAACAGCAAGTAG
- a CDS encoding ribonuclease E inhibitor RraB: MTIPNDEIGSVLLDMQDAGMDLSQPVVVEFFQLFEVKDNAQAMADFLKTQEEVIEVKLHPDQTPEVWDVDCTVKMIPSYDNIRVKEAYFEKLARQYDGYNDGWGVHFDESE; encoded by the coding sequence ATGACCATTCCTAATGATGAAATTGGCTCGGTATTACTGGATATGCAGGATGCTGGTATGGATTTGAGTCAGCCTGTGGTTGTTGAATTTTTTCAGCTGTTTGAAGTAAAGGATAATGCTCAGGCAATGGCAGACTTTTTGAAAACTCAGGAAGAAGTCATTGAGGTTAAATTGCACCCGGATCAAACCCCTGAGGTTTGGGATGTGGATTGCACGGTAAAAATGATACCTAGCTATGACAATATCCGCGTCAAAGAAGCGTACTTTGAAAAACTGGCGCGCCAATATGATGGCTATAACGATGGCTGGGGTGTACATTTCGACGAGAGCGAATAG
- a CDS encoding trimeric intracellular cation channel family protein produces the protein MEEHHISAFIEYSNSIAIVAFALSGALTAGRYRLDPFGVMVLAAVTAVGGGTIRDLIMGVEVFWLSRNDYIYSIVITSLVTMLFVRRPSHVPMRLLMVVDAFGLAMFAVLSAQKALDYQMTGLMAVIMGTITGVAGGIIRDIICNQIPLLLRREFYAVVALFSASLFVIFDGLGLSENFSLFVAMACGLMLRLAAIYWGFSLPAFSIDDDDDVHNQRGHEDEEEH, from the coding sequence ATGGAAGAACACCACATCTCGGCTTTTATCGAGTATTCAAACTCTATCGCGATTGTGGCGTTTGCATTATCTGGTGCGTTAACTGCTGGGCGTTATCGCCTCGATCCTTTCGGAGTCATGGTGCTTGCTGCGGTTACGGCAGTCGGAGGCGGTACTATACGTGATTTGATCATGGGAGTTGAAGTATTCTGGCTGTCGCGAAACGACTACATATACTCTATCGTCATAACATCCCTGGTAACCATGTTATTTGTGCGGCGGCCTAGCCACGTACCGATGCGATTATTAATGGTTGTTGATGCCTTTGGATTGGCTATGTTTGCGGTTTTAAGTGCACAAAAAGCGCTCGATTATCAAATGACCGGACTGATGGCAGTCATCATGGGAACCATTACAGGTGTAGCCGGGGGGATAATTCGTGACATTATATGTAATCAAATCCCGTTATTACTGCGCCGCGAATTCTATGCGGTTGTCGCGTTATTTTCCGCCAGTTTATTCGTTATATTTGATGGCCTGGGATTAAGTGAAAACTTTTCGCTGTTTGTAGCGATGGCTTGTGGATTGATGTTAAGGCTAGCTGCCATTTATTGGGGATTTTCGTTACCAGCATTTTCTATCGATGACGATGACGATGTTCATAACCAGCGTGGTCACGAGGATGAAGAGGAACACTAA
- a CDS encoding rhodanese-like domain-containing protein yields the protein MKKPLSLALLALFLFACAEKLPISPTDLSEETTQSQLLVMLESDEDFLLLDVRSIEEFTESHITGAVNIPHEQIEQNISLLAPYKDKNIVVYCRSGRRAQIAIDALNKNNFQRVSHLQGDFQQWQANKLPLTEETINTETID from the coding sequence ATGAAAAAGCCGCTTTCTCTGGCGCTATTAGCGCTGTTTCTGTTTGCCTGTGCCGAAAAACTACCTATTAGCCCAACCGATTTATCCGAGGAAACGACACAAAGTCAGTTGTTGGTGATGCTGGAAAGTGACGAAGACTTTTTGCTGCTCGATGTCAGAAGTATTGAAGAGTTTACCGAGAGTCACATTACTGGTGCGGTCAACATCCCTCACGAACAAATCGAACAGAACATTTCCCTGCTAGCTCCATATAAAGATAAAAATATTGTGGTGTATTGTCGCTCCGGACGTCGGGCACAAATCGCGATAGATGCCCTCAACAAAAATAACTTTCAAAGGGTCAGCCATTTACAGGGAGATTTTCAGCAATGGCAGGCCAATAAGCTACCCTTAACAGAAGAGACGATTAACACTGAAACTATAGACTGA
- the mtnN gene encoding 5'-methylthioadenosine/S-adenosylhomocysteine nucleosidase — protein MKVGIIGAMEPEVAILKSKLENPVESTHAGYTFYSGTIEGTDVVLVQSGIGKVASALATALLIDKFSPDYVVNTGSAGGFEQSLKVGDIVISSEVRYHDADVTAFGYEIGQLPAMPAAFIPHPTLVEAAQTGINQLEGIQTLTGLITTGDTFMTKDEDIAKARANFPTMAAVEMEGAAIAQTCHQFSVPFVVIRSMSDIAGKESPTSFEAYLETASVNSSQIVLNMLNALKDKTL, from the coding sequence ATGAAAGTCGGTATCATTGGGGCGATGGAGCCCGAAGTTGCTATTTTGAAATCGAAACTGGAAAATCCAGTGGAATCTACCCATGCGGGTTACACCTTCTACAGCGGCACCATTGAGGGTACTGACGTAGTTTTAGTACAATCGGGCATCGGCAAAGTTGCATCTGCCCTTGCGACCGCCTTATTGATTGATAAGTTCTCTCCAGATTACGTGGTAAATACTGGTAGCGCCGGCGGCTTTGAGCAGTCGTTAAAAGTTGGTGATATCGTGATCAGTTCAGAAGTTCGTTATCATGACGCCGACGTAACTGCATTTGGTTACGAAATTGGTCAACTCCCGGCAATGCCAGCAGCGTTTATTCCGCACCCGACGCTGGTAGAAGCGGCACAAACAGGAATTAATCAGCTAGAAGGTATCCAGACCCTCACTGGACTTATCACTACGGGTGATACCTTTATGACTAAAGACGAAGATATCGCTAAAGCGCGCGCAAATTTCCCAACCATGGCTGCGGTAGAAATGGAAGGCGCGGCGATCGCGCAAACCTGTCATCAGTTTTCTGTGCCATTTGTAGTGATCCGTTCAATGTCAGATATTGCTGGTAAAGAATCACCGACATCATTTGAAGCCTACCTTGAGACGGCGTCGGTTAATTCATCACAAATTGTTCTGAATATGCTAAATGCGCTAAAAGACAAGACCTTATAG
- a CDS encoding dUTP diphosphatase, with protein MADLSVAVTQIKQMLTMQDAMNSRVSETWRENGFEWYRAIWVECAEMLDHHGWKWWKHQECDVPQVQLELVDIFHFGLSLRLMQEADTNKIAETLATEIQQPLAGDDFKKVLEVLAGAAVSEQRFDGPSFAACLQLMEMDLDELFRQYVGKNTLNFFRQDHGYKDGTYIKVWNGKEDNEVLADLVDSLDSSASDFQQQVYNGLKAAYPA; from the coding sequence ATGGCTGATTTATCCGTTGCGGTAACGCAAATAAAACAAATGTTAACGATGCAAGATGCGATGAATTCACGTGTCAGCGAAACTTGGCGCGAAAACGGTTTTGAGTGGTATCGCGCAATCTGGGTAGAATGTGCAGAAATGCTCGATCATCACGGTTGGAAATGGTGGAAGCATCAGGAATGTGACGTGCCACAAGTACAACTTGAACTGGTTGATATCTTCCACTTTGGATTAAGTTTACGTCTAATGCAGGAAGCAGATACCAATAAAATCGCAGAAACCCTGGCGACGGAAATTCAACAACCGTTAGCGGGTGATGATTTTAAAAAAGTGTTAGAGGTGTTAGCGGGCGCAGCAGTTAGTGAGCAGCGTTTCGATGGCCCAAGTTTCGCTGCCTGTTTGCAATTGATGGAAATGGATCTGGACGAACTATTCCGCCAGTATGTAGGTAAAAACACCCTTAACTTCTTCCGCCAGGATCATGGCTATAAAGATGGGACTTACATCAAAGTCTGGAATGGTAAAGAGGACAATGAAGTGTTAGCCGATTTAGTCGACTCATTGGATAGCAGCGCCAGCGACTTCCAGCAGCAGGTCTACAACGGCTTGAAAGCGGCCTACCCAGCTTAA
- a CDS encoding helix-turn-helix domain-containing protein, producing MSQIPKTMQLLKKLLKQQHLTYADIARRFSMSEANVKRFFSQQKLTMDRLEQLCQLLELSLSDFFLLVEQQEQKISQLTLEQEQELVDDPRLLLVAACVRDGWSYQEIIEQYQIEPLEAVRLMVRLDKLNMIQLLPNNHYKLLIAQDFQWINRGPLERFIANDVMNKFLMSDFQDDHAFRFYLRGSYSASSINLIKKKLQYLKQECAELNQQDSHIPPSDRQNIGVLLAMRPWELSTFRKLRRDT from the coding sequence ATGTCACAAATTCCCAAGACAATGCAATTGCTTAAAAAGCTGCTAAAACAGCAACACTTAACCTATGCCGATATTGCCCGGCGTTTTTCGATGAGTGAAGCCAATGTAAAGCGATTCTTTTCGCAGCAAAAGCTAACCATGGATCGCCTCGAACAACTTTGCCAATTACTGGAACTTAGCCTGTCGGACTTTTTTCTTCTGGTAGAGCAGCAAGAACAGAAAATCTCCCAGTTAACCCTGGAGCAGGAGCAGGAATTGGTTGATGATCCCAGGCTTTTATTGGTTGCCGCCTGCGTCCGCGATGGCTGGAGTTACCAGGAAATTATCGAGCAATATCAAATAGAGCCTCTTGAGGCGGTACGATTAATGGTGCGTCTCGATAAATTAAACATGATTCAGCTGTTGCCGAACAATCACTATAAGCTTCTTATCGCTCAGGATTTTCAGTGGATTAATCGCGGTCCACTGGAACGATTTATTGCTAATGACGTAATGAATAAGTTTCTGATGTCCGATTTTCAGGATGATCATGCTTTTCGGTTTTACTTAAGAGGCAGCTATAGCGCTTCGAGTATCAATCTGATTAAGAAAAAACTTCAATACCTGAAACAGGAATGCGCAGAATTGAATCAACAGGACAGTCATATTCCCCCATCCGACAGACAGAATATCGGCGTGCTTTTAGCCATGCGTCCATGGGAGCTTTCCACCTTCCGGAAACTGCGTCGGGACACATAG
- a CDS encoding DUF2145 domain-containing protein — protein sequence MRNLSWIKSIALGLILSLSINSSWAGSASPEDNQHDVEVLKSFAKNVERYAAEQGARAFIIGRVGRPKSQLPDGVTFTHAAIAVYSQIQLDNGDKVQGYAVHNLYTKEDDKSKSELVTDYPIDFFWGVHELKAGIIIPEPALQQRLIQAIARGDNVKVHNAEYSVMSNPFNNEYQNCTEHTLDLINASIYQTTDMAKLKANAEAHFQPQRIKTSPITLMLGSAFMKDLTMKDHSGKIYTATFTSIARYLNNNNLMSEAVLLDENGTVEQLL from the coding sequence ATGCGAAACTTATCCTGGATTAAATCAATAGCACTTGGCTTGATATTAAGCCTTTCGATTAACAGCAGTTGGGCTGGCAGTGCCAGCCCAGAGGATAATCAACATGATGTAGAGGTATTAAAGTCTTTTGCGAAGAACGTGGAGCGTTACGCCGCAGAGCAGGGAGCCAGAGCGTTTATTATCGGCAGAGTTGGCCGACCTAAATCGCAATTGCCAGACGGAGTAACATTTACCCATGCGGCAATCGCTGTGTATTCGCAAATACAGCTGGATAATGGTGATAAGGTGCAGGGTTACGCCGTTCACAACTTATATACCAAGGAGGATGATAAGAGTAAGAGTGAGTTAGTTACCGATTACCCGATAGATTTCTTCTGGGGTGTGCATGAGCTTAAAGCCGGGATCATTATTCCTGAGCCGGCGCTGCAGCAAAGGCTGATACAGGCGATTGCCCGGGGTGACAACGTTAAGGTACATAACGCAGAGTATTCGGTAATGTCGAATCCGTTCAATAACGAATATCAAAACTGTACCGAGCATACGTTAGATCTGATTAATGCCAGTATTTATCAGACGACCGATATGGCGAAGCTAAAAGCCAATGCCGAAGCGCATTTTCAGCCGCAACGGATAAAAACCAGCCCTATAACCTTAATGCTAGGCTCTGCGTTTATGAAGGATCTAACCATGAAAGACCATAGTGGTAAGATTTACACGGCAACATTTACGTCAATCGCACGCTATTTAAATAACAATAACCTGATGAGCGAAGCGGTATTGCTGGATGAAAATGGAACTGTCGAACAATTGCTGTAG
- a CDS encoding dicarboxylate/amino acid:cation symporter has protein sequence MCRQTALTYKKQQCRIRNMSEIQQTTPSKFRQQLWFKVLIALILGFAVGTLFSENLALIDSATAKSIGQWLALPGTIFMMLLKFIVLPLVLSSVILGIASSNDVRAIKTLGFGVIYILLTSTIAIALAFLLAGWIQPGAVMNSDYLGSLTNPDMKQLDLTENGLIGIITGIFPNNVFSHLSKNQMLQVVVAAIIFGFGLLHMDRKSARPLLELMESVQSLCMTIVLWLMKYTPIVVFGLIANVIITKGLGAISAVSMFFANVLIGLLCIIALYLVLVALVANKSPMTFLKNCREVMALALATSSSSATMPVTLRVTETLHGVKPQVSRLIVPLGTTINMDATAMYQATVVLFIAQAFGIDLTNTQMVTIVLLSLVASIGAPGIPSSSLPILAGTLASQGLPVEGMALILGVDRLLDMGRSVVNVTGDMTAATVMNRFINDDSAVPNKKT, from the coding sequence ATGTGTCGACAAACGGCGTTAACTTATAAAAAACAACAATGCCGTATCCGTAACATGTCAGAAATACAACAAACCACCCCCTCTAAATTTCGTCAACAGCTTTGGTTCAAGGTATTAATTGCCCTAATTCTCGGCTTCGCTGTTGGCACACTATTTAGTGAAAACCTTGCTCTTATCGACAGCGCTACGGCCAAATCTATCGGTCAGTGGCTGGCATTACCCGGCACTATTTTTATGATGCTACTGAAATTTATCGTGTTACCTTTGGTGCTCAGCTCGGTGATATTGGGTATCGCCAGTTCCAATGATGTCAGAGCTATTAAAACCCTGGGCTTTGGCGTTATTTACATTCTCCTCACTAGCACAATAGCGATTGCATTAGCCTTTCTATTAGCAGGTTGGATCCAACCAGGCGCGGTGATGAACTCAGATTATCTGGGCAGCCTGACGAATCCCGATATGAAACAACTAGACCTTACTGAAAATGGTTTGATTGGCATCATTACCGGCATATTCCCCAATAACGTGTTTAGCCATTTAAGCAAAAACCAAATGCTTCAGGTTGTCGTTGCGGCGATTATTTTTGGCTTTGGGTTGTTGCACATGGACAGAAAAAGCGCGCGACCGTTACTTGAATTAATGGAAAGTGTGCAGTCGTTATGCATGACTATCGTATTGTGGTTAATGAAATACACCCCGATTGTAGTGTTTGGCCTGATTGCCAATGTCATTATTACTAAAGGGTTAGGAGCAATTAGTGCGGTGTCGATGTTTTTCGCCAATGTTCTCATTGGATTGTTGTGTATCATCGCACTGTACCTTGTGCTCGTTGCCCTCGTTGCCAACAAATCTCCAATGACATTTCTGAAGAATTGCCGGGAAGTGATGGCGCTGGCATTAGCGACTTCATCGTCAAGTGCAACCATGCCTGTCACTTTACGAGTTACCGAAACCCTGCACGGCGTCAAACCTCAGGTTAGTCGACTCATCGTGCCATTAGGTACCACCATTAATATGGATGCTACGGCTATGTATCAGGCGACTGTGGTGCTATTTATCGCTCAGGCATTTGGTATTGATTTAACCAACACACAAATGGTGACTATCGTCTTGCTAAGCCTGGTCGCCTCGATTGGTGCCCCCGGCATTCCTTCATCTTCTCTACCAATACTTGCTGGAACATTAGCCAGTCAGGGACTGCCCGTTGAAGGTATGGCGCTGATTTTAGGTGTTGATCGGTTATTAGATATGGGCCGCTCGGTGGTTAATGTCACGGGCGATATGACAGCGGCAACGGTAATGAATCGCTTTATCAATGATGACAGTGCTGTGCCCAATAAGAAAACTTAG
- a CDS encoding YaiI/YqxD family protein, translated as MTVWVDADACPVAIKEILFKAADRTQTPTRLLANHSMRVPPSRYIHFTQVSAGFDVADNEIVRRVQANDLVITQDIPLAKEVIDKGAIALSPRGELFSKENIGARLNMRDFYDTMRASGVQTSGPAALSAADKQQFANQLDRYLQQHRK; from the coding sequence ATAACTGTCTGGGTAGATGCCGATGCCTGCCCGGTAGCCATAAAAGAGATACTTTTTAAAGCGGCAGATCGTACCCAGACTCCAACCCGATTACTGGCTAATCACTCAATGCGGGTGCCACCATCGCGATACATACACTTTACTCAGGTAAGTGCTGGTTTTGATGTGGCAGATAATGAAATCGTGCGCAGGGTGCAAGCAAATGATCTGGTGATCACTCAGGATATTCCCTTGGCAAAAGAAGTCATCGACAAAGGCGCAATCGCACTGTCCCCCAGAGGTGAACTATTCAGTAAAGAAAATATCGGTGCTCGCCTTAATATGCGCGACTTTTACGACACTATGCGTGCCAGTGGCGTACAGACATCCGGTCCAGCGGCTTTATCTGCGGCTGATAAACAACAGTTTGCCAATCAACTGGATAGATATTTACAGCAACACCGAAAATAA